From Daucus carota subsp. sativus chromosome 6, DH1 v3.0, whole genome shotgun sequence, the proteins below share one genomic window:
- the LOC135147077 gene encoding uncharacterized protein LOC135147077, whose protein sequence is MEVGSGSGYKVFTSSFYHPKINEDQHEYVSPRLQDEGYGDTLSEVVPPEPSSVDEINENEDVDFIFFHETPKTLLPLTGLDTSKIVSSEKTTKEEGKQSPSSEHFKHVLVTEEPVTENIDKEFDTMEATWEAIIEAGKLPEKKQLKKTETWNAPPVVMPVAGRKEMRKYETFNESVLGRQRGGLQRDMSIGQAELNHRIEAFISKFNKDMRLQRQESEQRFLEMINR, encoded by the coding sequence TTTTTACCTCCAGTTTTTATCATCCTAAGATAAACGAGGACCAACATGAATATGTTAGTCCTCGTTTACAAGATGAAGGTTACGGTGACACTTTGTCAGAAGTAGTGCCACCAGAACCTTCATCAGTAGATGAAATCAACGAGAATGAGGACgttgatttcattttttttcatgaaactccAAAGACATTACTACCACTCACTGGACTAGACACAAGTAAGATTGTTTCTTCGGAGAAAACAACGAAAGAAGAAGGGAAGCAGAGTCCATCTTCAGAACACTTCAAACATGTCTTAGTTACTGAAGAGCCGGTTACTGAAAACATTGACAAAGAATTTGATACAATGGAGGCAACATGGGAAGCAATTATTGAGGCTGGGAAATTACCCGAAAAAAAGCAGCTGAAGAAGACGGAAACATGGAATGCACCTCCAGTAGTTATGCCTGTGGCAGGGCGGAAGGAGATGAGAAAATATGAGACGTTTAATGAGTCCGTGTTGGGGAGGCAGAGAGGTGGGCTGCAGAGGGACATGTCAATAGGTCAGGCTGAGTTGAACCACCGAATCGAAGCGTTTATCAGCAAGTTCAACAAGGATATGAGATTACAACGGCAAGAATCTGAGCAGAGATTTTTAGAAATGATTAATAGATGA